A genomic window from Sorex araneus isolate mSorAra2 chromosome 2, mSorAra2.pri, whole genome shotgun sequence includes:
- the LOC129402052 gene encoding 40S ribosomal protein S29-like produces the protein MGHQQLYWSHLRKFGQGSSSCGVCSNRHGLIWKYGLNMCHQCFHQYAKDISFIRLD, from the coding sequence ATGGGTCACCAGCAGCTCTACTGGAGCCATCTAAGAAAATTCGGCCAGGGGTCGAGCTCTTGTGGCGTCTGCTCCAACCGACATGGCCTGATCTGGAAATATGGCCTGAATATGTGCCACCAGTGTTTCCACCAGTACGCGAAGGACATCAGCTTCATCAGGTTGGACTAA